One genomic segment of Aquamicrobium lusatiense includes these proteins:
- a CDS encoding ATP-binding protein, with the protein MFVERGNRPGEATSQERRDAQQSDLRILGHVVRCDGARAVLSSYAGDDDTDDPAERWTVGRMISINLGSTRTVGLVYGVGKPGHDWRRGELNAIEVEVELVGEVQDGAQPGAGPVFDRGITRYPHVGAHAHRIRARDLEAVYDLAGRRAVTIGHLSQDDDISANIAIEDTLSRHFAVVGSTGVGKSTAVSLLMRKAIAACPDLRILILDPHSEFAASLPEHSVRIDSSTLDLPFWMFHLEELAEVLFRGREAVAEEVDLLRDLVPVARQMYRNGGSSAVTRRGSDTLTADTPVPYRIADLLKLIDERIGLLDGKAERPALKSLRARIEQAFADPRYRFMFNSHLIEDTIHQTIGNIFRVPHGGRPVTCFEMAGLPSEVVNAVCSVLARLAFELAQWSEGRLKLLVMCEEAHRYMPADSRQGFAPTREALARIAKEGRKYGCFLGIVTQRPGELDPTILSQCSTVFAMRLSNEQDKAIIRSAIADSSASTLSFLSSMGQREAIAFGEGVATTMRLKFEKQDRSLLPGQQKGDDPTACLNGCEVDLASIVNRLRNGMASHPASQAEQSIAMAAPVDKTSQPGDPDYRRASSLLRRSVTEEAEQRYGLKPSTFGMKPHGA; encoded by the coding sequence ATGTTTGTTGAGCGCGGCAATCGGCCGGGTGAAGCCACCTCGCAGGAGCGGCGCGATGCGCAGCAATCCGATCTGCGCATATTGGGGCATGTGGTGCGCTGCGATGGCGCCCGCGCTGTCCTCAGTTCCTATGCCGGCGATGACGATACAGACGATCCCGCCGAGCGCTGGACCGTGGGGCGCATGATATCGATCAATCTGGGTTCAACCCGCACCGTCGGCCTCGTCTATGGCGTCGGCAAGCCCGGACACGACTGGCGACGCGGCGAGCTCAACGCAATCGAAGTCGAAGTGGAACTTGTCGGCGAGGTGCAGGATGGTGCACAGCCCGGCGCCGGCCCCGTATTCGACCGCGGCATCACCCGTTATCCGCATGTCGGCGCGCATGCCCATCGCATCCGCGCCCGTGATCTGGAAGCCGTCTACGATCTTGCCGGCAGACGCGCCGTCACCATCGGCCATCTGTCGCAGGATGACGACATCAGTGCCAACATCGCCATTGAGGACACGCTATCGCGTCACTTCGCTGTTGTGGGCAGCACGGGTGTCGGCAAGTCGACGGCCGTGTCCCTGCTGATGCGCAAGGCAATCGCCGCCTGCCCGGATCTCAGAATCCTTATCCTCGATCCCCACAGCGAGTTCGCTGCTTCCCTGCCCGAGCACAGCGTACGCATCGACAGTTCGACGCTCGACCTGCCCTTCTGGATGTTTCATCTGGAAGAACTCGCTGAAGTGCTGTTTCGCGGGCGCGAAGCCGTAGCTGAAGAAGTTGATCTTTTGCGGGATCTCGTTCCCGTCGCGCGCCAGATGTATCGCAATGGCGGATCATCGGCCGTCACGCGCCGTGGTTCGGATACTCTGACCGCCGACACGCCGGTGCCCTATCGCATCGCAGATCTGCTGAAACTGATCGATGAGCGGATCGGTCTGCTGGATGGCAAGGCGGAAAGGCCGGCGCTGAAATCGCTGAGGGCCCGCATCGAACAGGCTTTCGCCGATCCGCGTTATCGCTTCATGTTCAATTCGCACCTGATCGAGGACACGATCCACCAGACCATCGGCAACATCTTCCGCGTGCCGCATGGCGGACGCCCGGTAACCTGCTTCGAGATGGCCGGCCTGCCTTCGGAGGTGGTGAATGCCGTATGCTCGGTGCTGGCGCGTCTCGCCTTCGAACTGGCCCAGTGGAGCGAGGGACGGCTGAAGCTTCTGGTCATGTGCGAGGAAGCCCACCGCTACATGCCGGCCGACTCGCGTCAGGGCTTTGCGCCGACGCGCGAGGCGCTTGCCCGCATCGCCAAGGAAGGCCGCAAATATGGCTGCTTCCTCGGCATCGTCACCCAGAGACCGGGCGAACTGGACCCGACCATCCTGTCGCAATGCTCGACCGTCTTCGCCATGCGTCTGTCAAACGAACAGGACAAGGCGATCATCCGCTCCGCAATTGCCGACTCATCGGCCTCCACGCTTTCGTTCCTGTCCTCCATGGGGCAGCGCGAGGCCATCGCTTTCGGGGAGGGTGTGGCGACCACCATGCGGCTGAAGTTCGAAAAGCAGGACAGAAGCCTGCTTCCCGGCCAGCAAAAAGGCGACGATCCCACCGCCTGTCTCAATGGATGCGAGGTCGATCTGGCATCGATCGTCAATCGCCTGCGAAACGGCATGGCATCGCATCCGGCGTCGCAGGCTGAGCAGTCAATAGCTATGGCCGCGCCGGTCGACAAGACGAGCCAGCCGGGCGATCCCGACTATCGCAGAGCATCTTCCCTGTTGCGCAGA